The region ACAAGGCGATCTGGGACTTCTCGGGACAGAAGGCCACCTCGCGCCACGTACCGGGCGTGGAGTTCACCGGCATCATCCACCCGGGGTTGATGGGCACGGCTCCGTCGGCGTCGCTGCTCTCCTCCTGGAACACCCGGGAAGCCGCATTGATCGCCACCGACCCGGACCGCGTTCCGCCGCTGGCACTGCCGCCCGAACCCAACGACGCGATCCTCGGCACCCTCACCGGTGAGGCGTTCGCCAAGGCCGCGGCCGAAGGGGCGCGCACCGCACCGCCCCGGGAGAACGGCGGCAACCAGGACATCAAGAACCTGACCAAGGGCAGCCGGATCTTCTACCCGGTGTTCGTCGACGGCGCCAACCTGTCGGTGGGGGACCTCCACTTCTCGCAGGGCGACGGCGAGATCACGTTCTGCGGAGCCATCGAGATGGGCGGTTTCATCGATCTGCGCGTGGATGTGATCCCCGGTGGGATGGAGACCTACGGCGTCAGTGAGAACGCGATCTTCATGCCGGGCAACACCGACCCGCAGTACTCGGAGTGGCTGGCCTTCTCGGGCACATCGGTCACTCTGGACGGCGAACAGCGGTATCTGGACTCGCATCTGGCGTACCAGCGGGCGTGTCTGCACGCCATCGACTATCTGACCAAGTTCGGCTACAGCCCCGAACAGGCCTACCTGCTGCTCGGCGCCGCACCCATCGAAGGCCGACTCTCCGGTGTGGTCGACATCCCGAACGCGTGTGCCACGGTGTACCTCCCGACCGCGATCTTCGACTTCCCGGTCGCGCCGTCGGCCAATGGGCCGGTCACGATCGACCCCGGAATCGGGGCGCCGCGCGCGTCTTTCCGCTGACGCCCCGACCGCGGTCAGCGAACCAAGCTGGCGGCCAGGAAGGCGCCGATCGCAGTGGCGGTCCGCTCCGGTTGGTCGAGCATGACGAGCACGTAGGCGTCGTCGACGATCTCCAGCCGTCCCTGGCGCAGCATGCCGGCGAGCCGCCTGCCGTGGTCGGCGGGCATCACCGGGTTGTCGCTCCACAGCACGAGCGCCGGCCTGTCGAAGTCCGCGAGCCGGTTGGTCGCCCGGATCAGGTCCGCCGCGTCGAATCTGGTCCGGCAGTACTTGACCAGGTCGCGCCGGATCGCGCGGTCGGCCAGCCCCGCTGTCGTCCATCGGTCGACGATCACCTGCGGCACCGGCTTTTTCGCCATCATCCCGAACATCAGCCACTGTCGCCGCAGCCAGCC is a window of Mycolicibacterium chubuense NBB4 DNA encoding:
- the fmdA gene encoding formamidase, which translates into the protein MPDVVFPLDSTKKFTDQEKIGHNRWHPDIPAAVTVKKGDSFRVHCREWFDGAIHNDDSAEDILNAPLTTVHRLSGPIAVEGARPGDLLIVDILDVGPIPQEDSGPLAGQGWGYTGIFAKRNGGGFLTEQFPDAYKAIWDFSGQKATSRHVPGVEFTGIIHPGLMGTAPSASLLSSWNTREAALIATDPDRVPPLALPPEPNDAILGTLTGEAFAKAAAEGARTAPPRENGGNQDIKNLTKGSRIFYPVFVDGANLSVGDLHFSQGDGEITFCGAIEMGGFIDLRVDVIPGGMETYGVSENAIFMPGNTDPQYSEWLAFSGTSVTLDGEQRYLDSHLAYQRACLHAIDYLTKFGYSPEQAYLLLGAAPIEGRLSGVVDIPNACATVYLPTAIFDFPVAPSANGPVTIDPGIGAPRASFR